The following nucleotide sequence is from Apium graveolens cultivar Ventura chromosome 4, ASM990537v1, whole genome shotgun sequence.
TCTTGTTGTTCTACGGTTAATGTTTTTCTGGCTGTGCCTTAGTCGTAAATGTGATGATGGTAAACTTTCTTACATGCAGTTCTGGTAGGAGCTTTGAATGATCGATTATTGCTTGCCAACCCAACAGAAGCAAGTCCTAGACAGAAAAAGGGAATTGAGATAAAAAATTGCCTTGTTGGGCTTCTTGAGCCTCTTCTTATTGGTTTCGCGACCATGCAACAATATTTTGAACAGAAGCTTGACCTGTCAGAAACATTATATCAAATAACATCAAGGTTAGCCGTCCAATGCTTTAATTTGTGTGGTATCTTGATTTCTAATCACAGATAATTCTATTTATAGTCCATAGTATCATATGTTTGAATGATTTTGACATCTGACAGCTCAAATAtttatttgtcatgaagatttgACAGCTTGCGCATTACACCAAGATCTCTTGATATTCTTGCCACTGGCTCTCTAGTTTGTGGAGATCTTGCAGTGTCATTATCacaatctggtccacaatttacCCAGGTGAGTTTTAAAAGATGTAATTTATCGAATTTCTTACTAATTGTTGAACAGTTTACTTCATATATAACAAGTAACTACTTAACTTAGGTGTTGCGGGGAACCTATGCAATCAAAGCTCGTCGTTTTTCTACTGCATTGTCTGTTCTAAAGGATGAGTTCCTTCGTTCAAGAGATTATCCACAGTGCCCTCCAACCTCTCATTTGTTCCACCGATTTCGCCAGTTAGGATATGCATGTATCAAGTATGCTTCTAAGTAACACAAATGGAACTGCCATAGCTCTAAATGTTCATATTTCTCTTTTAAGTTGACCATTGGACCTTTTTTCGCGTCACTTTCAAAATCAGATCCTCGATTAAAACCCTAGCATATATCTAGTTCACGCTGTTCAACGAAAAAGTTTGATCTGTgcattttaaatataattttcaCTTTTAATGCTTTAGCTGCTTTACCCCTAAACTCTATTTAGGCTGGGTGATATTTCTATAAGGGATCCAGTTTTCTATTCACCAGAAAAGAACTCTGTTTTGCGGGAGGATATTGAAATGATATTCCAAAATAAAAGGATGCCTTTAAAAAGCAGTCTCCTATTTCTCTGATAGCGTCCTTAGATGCATCATTTAATAGTTTTCAAGTAGCATGATTTCATAAATTATGTACATCTGCACATGCTTTAATATAGAACTCGGAATGTGTTATTATATGTTTTAGCCATCCGTCCAAATTTACATGAACTCGAGGTAGCAATAAAACATTGCATGAATTGACTGACATTTTCAGGATGTTCTAAAAATTGCTCCacttaaaatatttattaattctaaaatgTATACATCTTTTAATAAAAGaatgtaaatataattatttaaaacttTTTTTTTTCTGATGAAGTTCCAAATATATAGGCCGGTTTACATATAGCTGGAACTAGTTAGTAACTTTTATCGTATGGGGTATTCTCAATAATATCCATCTACTTTTGACTTTTTCAATTGGTGTCATTTTTTGTTTTTGACTTATGAGTGGTACCCTTTTACTTTAAGTTTCATATACATATCATACCTTTCCCTTACCCTAAATGTTAGTCAAACATTAAAATATAAGGGCGTCACACACAAGAGTCAAAAAACTAGTGGCAGTAGTTGTAGAAGTTAATAGGACAATGTTATCATTGAGAATATCCTTTCAAATATTTTCTGAAGTTTTGAAATATGCTTTTGTTCAAATATTTCGATGACGGTTTCTAATAGTAGATTGTTAGAGGTGTTGGAAGTGCAGAAAATTTGAAGTTTAAATGGCTAATGTAGTTATTACTTATATTTTAATGTTTGATTAACAGAGTGGCGTAACATAAGTCTAACTTAAAATATGTGAAACTTAAAATACAAGGGGATCACTGATAAGTCAAAAATAAGAAATTTTACCATCTGAAAAAGTCAAAACTAGAAGGGTGCTATCGGGAATATCCCTTATTGTATTTATATTTCAAATTGAGTGCCAACTACTTATCCTTGCTGGTTACCTGCGTAAATTTTATTTAATACATGAAGCTACTTACAGGATCTGATAtattatagttatatatatattcgtTGACCTATCATTCTGAGATGAGATGGCACTTTTTCTTGTGTCCTCATGTCATATTTGTAGATTGTTATGACTTATGCATCCTAATAGAATGAGGTAACATAATACGGATTCACTGAATGGTCATGTTGATTACCTAAGCACAAAAAAAAATGTTTGTCCTAGCATTATTGTAGTAGGTTCTTCTGTTCAACACGCCTTTTACTGGGCGACAATTTGAAAAGCATAGATTGCTAACCTAATGTAAACATTGCTGTTAACCCTTTGTGCTATGAAATCCAAGTATTTACACTTCAATTTCTTATCCTTCTCTATATATTAGTATACATATTTCATATGCGAAAGCTATCAAAGTGAAGGCCCTTCGTTTGCATGTTTCTTTGTTTTCAATAGCCATGTGTTTGTTTTAGTTGGTCGTGCTTTCATGTGTATGGTTCGGTAATTAATAATTTCAACTGCAGGTATGGACAATTTGACAGTGCAAAAGAAACTTTTGAAGTTATTGGTGATTTTGAGAGCATGCTAGACCTGTTTATCTGCCACCTAAATCCTAGTGCGATGCGTCGTCTCGCTCAAAAATTGGAAGAAGAGGGCACCGACTCAGAGTTGAGGCGATACTGCGAAAGGATCTTAAGAGTCCGGTCTACTGGATGGACTCAAGGCATATTTGCCAACTTTGCTGCTGAAAGCATGGTTCCTAAAGGACCTGAATGGGGTGGAGGGAATTGGGAGATCAAGACGCCTACCAATCTTAAGGATATACCACAGTGGGAGTTGGCAGCTGAGGTGACACCATACATGAGAACTGATGATGGAAGCATCCCTTCTATTGTAACGGACCATATTGGAGTTTACCTTGGGTTGATTAAAGGTAGGGGCAATATTGTTGAGGTGAGGGAAGATAGCCTGGTTAAAGTTTTTAAGCCTGAAGGCACTGAAACTAGGGCAAATGGACTACAAACGTCAGCAGTTACTTCGACATCTAATAAGACGAGCGGGTTGCCTGTTGGTGATTCCAAGCTCGAGTCATTGTTGGGCTTAGAAACTCTTGCTCAGTCTTCAGGTTCTACATATGTTGTTGATGAGCAGGCTAAAGCCGAGGAAGAATTTAAAAAGTCGTTGTATGGTACTGCTGGTGATGGTAGCAGCAGTGATGAGGACAGTACTTCCAAGTCTAAAAAATTACGTATAAGAATTCGAGAGAAACCAGTTGCTTCTGCTACCGTTGACGTGGATAAGATAAAAGAAGCCACCAAACAGTTTAAACTCAGCGAGACACTGGGCCCACCAGTGAGGACCAAGTCATTAACCGGTGCACAACCAGATTTTAGTCTTTTAAATCCTCAAACTGTTCCTACTAGTGTCGGAATCTCATCAGTTCCTTCAGTTTCTGCCCCGATTGATCCATTTGGAACAGACTCACTGACACAGGCTGCACCTGTATCACAGAGTGTTCCCATGCTTAAGGGACCTGGAGTTGCAGCTGGACCCATCCCAGAGGATTTTTTCCAGAATACAATACCATCCCTCCAGGTTGCTGCATCACTGCCTCCTCCTGGTACTTTCCTATCAAGAATGGATCAGAATTCTCAAGGGCTTAATAGTAATAAAGTTCCACCAAACCAGAGTAATGCATCGGTAGCTGATGCTGGTCCGTCGGATGGTAGTCTATCACAAGCAGCTCCACATCCTACTATGTCCTTTGGGCTTCCAGATGGTGGTGTACCACCACAATCTGCGGGACAACCTTCTGGCATGCCACAGGCTCAGGTACCACAATATATGGGACAACCTTCTGGCATGCAACTGGTTCAGTCTCAACAGCAAATCTCCAGTCAACCCCTTGACCTTAGCTCTCTTGAAGGTCCTGGTACTTCCAATTCAAGCAAACCTGCAGCTCCACCCTCTCCAAAATCTGTGCGTCCTGGACAGGTAATTGTATGATCTCTACTATGTAGACTAGTACTATATCCTTTTAAGCTTCCAGCCTTAATTTCTCGCCCTGTCATTTTACTCTCATCTCAGGTTCCTCGTGGGGCAGCTGCTTCATTTTGTTTTAAGACTGGACTCGTCCATCTTGAGCAAAATCAACTTGCAGACGCATTATCCTGCTTTGATGAAGGTTTTCTTGCATTGGCAAAGGATCAATCTCGTGGAGCTGACATTAAGGCACAAGCCACTATTTGTGCCCAGTACAAGGTCGCAGTTACTCTTCTTCAGGTATTGGTGGACTAATGAACTTGGGTCTTCTAAATATTTTGTTTCTTGTCTTAACTTGAATTTAATTATTATTCCCTTAAAGTGAAAGTCAATGCATAGTCTTTACACTAAACAGAGCAAATTGAATTTTTGTTAGAAAATTTCCTGTAGAACTCGTTGGCTGTATACTGCTCTAAAAAGTATAGGATAGATCTGGGATTGGAATCAAAGTTGGGGACTGTAAAGTTACTGCAGACACTTTTTCTGCTGTCACTGTCGAGCCCTTTGGCTGTTGGGTACATATTATTAATTGAGCTAGTTGCAGGTTTACATCTTTGGACTTGGGTCAAGTTGCACCTTTTTTAATATGTTCTATATACTAGCTGATTACCCGTGCTTCGCACGGGCCGagattaaattattaatttaattttgtACTTGCAGAGAATTGAACCTGATGAGAGTGTTATAAATAAATAtgatttaattatgtaattatagGGAACCAAGCCCTGGTGAAATCAAAGAAGTTAAATTAAATAATCTTGTATAATTATGTAGTATCGAACCCGAGTTTAGAGTGAAATTAATTAAGGCGATAACCAAAATTTGGTATTTTATTACTGTTGTGTTCCACCAAAAGGGTGTTTCTCTTCTTAATAAAGAGTTTAGATTTTTATTTGGGAAGAAGAGTGAGGAACCAAACCCCCATGACCTTACCATTAGGATAGTCCCTCAATCTCGTCCAACTTGCACTCTACATTTTAAATTTCGAGAATCTGCAACTAGTAGCCAACATTTCAGCCATGTATGCATATTGCACTATGAATAAGCATCACCTTATCAAATGTGATTCTAGCTTTGAAAATGAAGCTTACAAGTGGCACAAAGTGGTGCTAATTATCTTTAATGGATAATGAGGGTTTAAGATGCAAGTGCATTTAAATGGTGATATGTAGTTTTAAATGCCAGTAGTAACTCAAGTTCGGGACGCAAAGTTTAATGGAGCTACCTGGCCATGGCTATCAGCTAAAAAGTTACCACTAAAAGCAATTGCTTAGTCAGATAATTAACCTCGCTGGCCTACAGACTTATctgttattttaaaatttaaattgagTAACTTTTTGCCTTGGATTGACTTGAGAAAATATTTACTTTTTGTGGTTGCTCCAGTTTTTCTGTATTTTACCTGTAAAAGAATTCAAACTATTGAGATACAGCGGGTATAGTTTTGGTTTAGTATAAGGAAATTCATATAACAATAACACCATTTTTAAAAGGCTTTAGTTTTTTCATTGATACTGACATTTAAGGGTGAAGAACCCTCTACATCAGACATTACTGTGATGCTTGATCCCCTGTTGCTAATCACTATCAGGAAATTGGGCGGTTACAAAAGGTCCAAGGTCCTAGTGCCATCAGTGCCAAGGATGAAATGGCAAGATTAGCTCGTCACCTGGGTTCATTACCTCTTCTAGCAAAACATAGAATAAACTGCATCCGCACTGCTATTAAAAGGAACATGGATGTGCAAAATTTTGCTTATGCTAAGCAAATGCTTGAGCTCCTCCTATCTAAAGCTCCTCCAAGCAAACAAGATGAATTAAGAAGCCTGATTGACATGTGTGTACAGAGGGGGTTGACTAACAAATCCATTGATCCATTAGAAGATCCCTCACAATTTTGCGCTGCCACACTAAGTCGTCTTTCAACTATTGGTTACGATGTTTGTGATCTCTGCGGGTCCAAGTTTTCAGCACTTTCTTCACCTGGATGTATTATTTGTGGCATGGGAAGCATTAAAAGGTCAGATGCCCTTGGGGGTCCTGCTCAGCCAAATCCATTTGGTTAAGTTGAGATTGTTGATACATTAGACGCCATTGTATGAAAATCGGCCGGTGATCAAGTTCAGGCATCAGTCCTGTATGCCTACTGTCTGCTGCCCAAAATCTATACAAGGAAGATCAAGCAAATGGGAAATAGCTTTGGTGTATCATATATTATTTTTAGGTAAAATAGTCTTATGATTTATATTATGTGAATAAGTTCTATGGTGTTTTTATGTCCTTTATTGCTTATTGCTATATAGCCTCTCATTGGAATGGTTTTCTTACTGGGGTAAACAGTCCTTCTCAATTCTCAGTTTCCATCTGGACTCCTGGATCGTAATATTGATGTAGTGTGTGCTATAAtgttaaatataatttttttgagCCAGCTTCTAGTTGAGGCGCATTATTTTGATACTCTTTTTCCACACAAACACATGTACTTGTTATTAGTACATGGACCGAGCCAACAAGTTGAAAGTAATTGTCCCAAAGTGTTTGATGTATTTGGTTGAATTTGTTCCATATGATATTCCAGTGGGACGTTACTGGTTTCAAAAGCCGTTCAAGTACTCCTTCAGTCCCATAGAAATTTGGATTTTTATGAAATTCTAAAGTGAAACTAACCCAACTTTAATtgataattaaaaaaaatactcCTAGAcataaaaatgataaaaaaaatggACTTACACTAATCATATACTAATGATTTCAATAATAATCATTTTGCAAGGAAATATTTTTATACTTTATGACATCACTTGAACCTGAACTATTTTAATTTTTAACCTATAATTATATTCTCTTAAATTTTTGTTAAAAAGGTCATATTATTAATACTAGATTTATAACCGTGCGATACACGGTcttcattatatttttatattaattttttttggatcattaccttattagtatatttataaataataatttattgtTGGCAGGATTTAGATTTTGAATCGTGaatagtgtataaataataatatgtTATCGGTGGAGTTCGAATCTGGTATTATATTTGCTGTTGGCGGGGTGTTGGTGGGGTTCAATCAgtatatttttttagtatttgaatcGAACGGTCCCGATCATTTGATTAAAAAGATCGCATGGTCATAAATGGAGAtagtatttgaatctaacggttccgatcacttgattaaaaagatcACAGGGTCATAAATCATAAATGGGAATAAccaaatcaattaattaaaaagATTACAGGGTCATAAATGAAATAACTAATACCAGATTTAATTAAGGATATATCAAATGAGAAAATGATCAAAATAGCTTTTTCGAGGTCCCCTGTCCAAAACAATGCGGCCATAAATATCCATCAGATATTCCCCTCCACTAATAGTATAGTATCACGAGTGTTGGAGTATAGTATTAGGATGATAAGCAAATCATAGTGGAGTATAGTACTTACTATATATGAAGCATCAGTAATttgttttataataattttttgaatCATTTTCTTGATATTTTAcgatttttaatattttaggatAAAATCAAATTACATGACACTCCAATGGAGTATCACCCATCACCCTAAACAGTGGAGATTTATCTGATAGATATTTAGGATCAGTTAAAATGTTGATGAATATTTTGATACATAATTATTAAGATATGATTATTTAGGATCTTCACGCATGTATTAATCACTCGCCCTTTAAATATAtccaaattttaaatttttattcataGAGAAACATCGAACAATAGATTTTGAAAATGGTAAATTCGATACAAGCATTACACGTACAATCAAAAATAATTTGATATAAATTTTTGACCTTCAAAGGTCAAGATCAAGTGTATATATAACATATATCAAATTCGATATATATTAAGAGATATTGGGTTGAATTGAATGAGAAACTTTTCACCAATAGGGGAGAATTTGCTGGGCATAAATTTGAAGGAAGCACCTCAGCAGCAGCAATCTATAGCGCTGCTGATGTTGGGGGTTAAGCAACTCCTGTTTGTCATTTTCTTTGCATttgttactccctccgtccctaaaaaaGTTTCTtctttgtgttggacacgtttgccaattcacacttttaattattaatatctttaatttcatattaatattaaatataaaaatttcattgtattaaagtactcataaatacgaatccaacaaaattactCATGActatttttgattttataaattagacgtaaattagtattCAATCGCTTACCATAAACAGTACAAAAAGTCAATATAGGAAATACATTTCGGGAAAGAGGGAGTAACAATTTGGCATCGTGCGTTCTCAACGACATTTTTATACAACCTAGGGACCTTTGTCCGCGCTACGCGTGCtaactcatttttttttataaattatatatttttttataataaataaataaataatatttttcatttaatttggcgatttaaatttatattttaccATAAAAGCCTTAATGTCGGTTTTACAGAAATAATATAACATAATATAGCCACGAATGTTGCGCTACACTGCCATCCAAAATTCTTGTTACAAATATATTATAGAAAATAATAGTCAAATTAAATAATAGGCAAAAATcattatttacaaaaataattaTAGAAAAACATCAATATATTAAAATTTCGTAAAAATGTGTAAATTCCCAATTACGACCAAAATGTCTGTGCAAGACAAATTGACATATCTTCTCTCACGTAAATAACGTTTGGATTTCACTTCTACTACAAACTACTACACATCTTCTCGTCAAAAACGTTTGGATTTCACTTTTACTACAAACTACTATAGAGTAACCATCACTTCAATCATAAGTGAGAAGCTAGTTATTTACATTGTTTAATCTACTCTATATATATATTGAATTTTTAATATGTATATTTGATTTATAAAATATGTGTATTTAATAGAAGAAGCATGAATAAAAAATAATGTAATTTTTTTGCTTATATTTTTTTGTTAATAATTTTGGAattgaaataaaatcaaaattaaatctTTATTGACGGTTTCTCAGCATCGTCGGGTGTTCTGCAACTCAAAAGGtataaaagaaaatataaaatatttttgaaattgaaataaaatcaaaataaaatattactaTTTCTCGATATCCAATAAGTAAAAAGCATAATAGACGATttacaataattttgaaattagaaTAAAATCAAAATAGGATATTTATTGAAAGTTACTACCCCTCGTATTCCGCATTTAAAAAGGTATTAAACATGATATACAAcaattttatgtaataaaattaaaataagatataTGCTGCCGTCTTATTGCTAGGAATCGTGGGTGTATTGACTgtttctcagcttcattttcgACGAAGAAACTATACAATATTTTTcaaattggaataaaatcaaaataaaatatttattaactgTTTTTCGGCGTCATTTTTATAACTAAAAAGTATCGTTGAGGATAtgcaataattttaaaattagaataaagTCAAAATAAGATATGTACTGATAATTTTTCAGCGTCGCCGACGACTAGTATTCTCCAACTAAAAAGGTATAAAAGAGGATATACAATTATTTTGAAATGGGAACAAAATCAAAATAAGACATTAATTGACTATTTCTCGGTTTCATTTTCGATGACGCCTTTCTATAACTAAAAACTATTATAGAGGATATACtataattttgaaattggaataaaaacaaaataagatCTTTAGAAATGGTTTCTCGGCGTCGTCTCCGACAACGCCTTGTATTGTGCAACTAAAAATGTATAAAAGAagatatataataattttgaaattggagTATAATGAAAATTAGATGTCAATTGACTGTTTCTCCGCTTCGTTTTCGATGACGCCTCGTATTATGCAACTAAAAAAGGTATAACGAGGAATAATATTTATCCAATATACAAAATATGGGATAAAAGTACGTTTACAACATTGGTGATGGATGAGAATGAATGTTAATTGGATGCATTGCATACTGAAACAGATTGTCGATTTGGGAATGGATGAGATGATTTTGTTCTATACAACCAATTGAGACTTTATGATGAACTGGTTTTTCAATATATGGGAAATGTAACTTTTCAAGTTTGGTGggaaatttaaatttatatatttgGATAATATGTAATCTGAATGAATTTTAAGATTGTAACATATTCAACTTATTGTTTGTTTGAATATGCTTGGGACATAAGTTCAGTTGTATCTTACTCTTAATGAGGTAAGACTACGTGGCTTTTTTTTGTTTGTGTTTCATCGTTATGAATTGTTTTCGAGGATAACTGATTAGAAGCGTCCCTATAGACAATGCAAATTACCTAAGAACTTAAATTAAATAATGTGTTTGCCACAACATAgagataataaatatataaaaattagaGTAGTAATAGTCATTGATCATGTGGAACTTAAACTTAATTGTTCTCTGACTTTAATTGACTGTTTCTCGGTTTCGTTTATGATGATGCCCCGTTTCTAAAACTAAAAAGTATGATGGaagatatacaataattttaaaattggaacaaaattaaaataagatatttatTAACAGTTTCTCGGCTTCGACGACGCCTCATATTCAGCAGCTAAAAAGGTATAAATGATAATATACAATAAAtttgaaattggaataaaatcaaaataagatattgACTGTTTTTCGGCTTCGTTTTCGACGACGCCTCGTATTATGCAAATAAAAAAGTATAAAAGAGtatatacaataattttgaaacTGGACTAAAAGCAAAGTATGATATTAATTGACTGTTTCTCGTTTTCGTTTTCAACGACGCCTCATATTCTATAACTAAAAAGTAAAAAGTATAATAGaagatatacaataattttaaaatcggCATAAAATGAAAATAAGATATTTATTGACAGTTTATCGGTGTCTTCTTTGCGACGCCTCGTATTTTGCAATTAAAAGGTATAAAAAAAGATATACACTAATTTTGCAATTAAGCTATTATATatgttcttttaaaaataaaacttaaagtttcaaaaattaataattaaattaattacattttaaaaaaataaatactTTGTTTTAGAAtatgatatatttttttaaataaagtACTGAAATAAAAATGTGATAGTTTTTTGTTAAATTATTTTGTGGTAATTATTCATTTGAAATATAATCGTTTTTTATAACACAAtgtttttaaataaaattattaagaTTCAAAAAGTActggaaaaatattttaaaaaaattgtaataTTAGAATCAATATGACACACATTAAGATCCTCTAAGTAATAAGCTTAAGAGAGTTCTTATCTAAAA
It contains:
- the LOC141719094 gene encoding uncharacterized protein LOC141719094, whose protein sequence is MEWTTVQHLDLRHFGRNSKLLQPHTAAFHPSQTLIAAAIGTYIIEFDAYTGSKISSIDMGAAVVRMAYSPTSGHTVIAILEDCTIRSCDFDSEQTCVLHSPEKRMERISIDTEVHLALTPLLPVAFFGFHRRMSVTVVGTVEGGRAPTKIKTDLKKPIVNLACHPRLAVLYVAYADGLIRAYNIQTYAVLYTLQLDNTIKLFGAGAFAFHPTLEWVFVGDRRGTLLAWDVSTERPIMIGITQVGSQPITSVAWLPTLRVLVTLSKDGALQMWKTRVILNPNRPPTQANFFEPAAIESVDIPRILSQQGGEAVYPLPRIKAFEVHPKLNLATLLFANLAGSENSKNRAAYTREGRKQLFAVLQSARGSSASVLKEKLSSLGSSGILADHHLQAQMQEHHLKGQNQLTISDIARKAFLYSHFMEGHAKSAPISRLPLISVVDTKHLLKDVPVCQPLHLELNFFNKPNRVLHYPVRAFYVEGANLMAYNLTSGAETIYKKLYTSIPGNIEFHPKYILYSRKQHLFLVVHEFNGTTNEVALYWENTDTQLANSKISTIKGQDAAFIGPNDNQFAILDEDKCGVALYILPGGATVDVAKKNELAIENPTAVIDDDTDTGSVKGPIPFMFDSEVDRIFSTPIESTIIFATHGHKIGMSKLIQGYRLSTSDNNEDQFSSTRAEGKKSIKLKTNEIVLQIQWQETLRGSVAGILTTQRVLIVSADLDVLSKSSSKFDKGLPSFRSLLWVGPALLFSTATAVSVLGWDGKVRTILSTSMPNAVLVGALNDRLLLANPTEASPRQKKGIEIKNCLVGLLEPLLIGFATMQQYFEQKLDLSETLYQITSRFDSLRITPRSLDILATGSLVCGDLAVSLSQSGPQFTQVLRGTYAIKARRFSTALSVLKDEFLRSRDYPQCPPTSHLFHRFRQLGYACIKYGQFDSAKETFEVIGDFESMLDLFICHLNPSAMRRLAQKLEEEGTDSELRRYCERILRVRSTGWTQGIFANFAAESMVPKGPEWGGGNWEIKTPTNLKDIPQWELAAEVTPYMRTDDGSIPSIVTDHIGVYLGLIKGRGNIVEVREDSLVKVFKPEGTETRANGLQTSAVTSTSNKTSGLPVGDSKLESLLGLETLAQSSGSTYVVDEQAKAEEEFKKSLYGTAGDGSSSDEDSTSKSKKLRIRIREKPVASATVDVDKIKEATKQFKLSETLGPPVRTKSLTGAQPDFSLLNPQTVPTSVGISSVPSVSAPIDPFGTDSLTQAAPVSQSVPMLKGPGVAAGPIPEDFFQNTIPSLQVAASLPPPGTFLSRMDQNSQGLNSNKVPPNQSNASVADAGPSDGSLSQAAPHPTMSFGLPDGGVPPQSAGQPSGMPQAQVPQYMGQPSGMQLVQSQQQISSQPLDLSSLEGPGTSNSSKPAAPPSPKSVRPGQVPRGAAASFCFKTGLVHLEQNQLADALSCFDEGFLALAKDQSRGADIKAQATICAQYKVAVTLLQEIGRLQKVQGPSAISAKDEMARLARHLGSLPLLAKHRINCIRTAIKRNMDVQNFAYAKQMLELLLSKAPPSKQDELRSLIDMCVQRGLTNKSIDPLEDPSQFCAATLSRLSTIGYDVCDLCGSKFSALSSPGCIICGMGSIKRSDALGGPAQPNPFG